Proteins co-encoded in one Methanobrevibacter millerae genomic window:
- a CDS encoding Ig-like domain repeat protein encodes MNSANAIETDLNDTIYTDTIPDNSLDSLRDIIETSQDNTTINIDNEQLIAPYNFSPITINRSISIIGEDTIIQGNGNGNLFIINNNVTLKNLRFTNTVSYTIINNGNLILENCTFEDLWENAINNTGNLKIIDSTFENIKSIYTNKNINSLTPYYQNKGVIYNTGTLTIDNSRFNNITTPNQITFNNQSIVKKEGMIYNLNETNILNTNFTKITGRLINNTGKLRVENSVIENIYADGINIEIDTKSKEYNITYSGQPEGLIVYNTNEFILRNTTIKDLYYDAFWSRITKVQAKNGPIYNSGNCSIENSYFENIGVNYEELWSNVNPILRGGAIANYGTLNIKDTKIIKTEAEWGGAIYNVGNATLDNITSRLSTAFTQGYSIYNENEIIITNSVFDENNDKSYSLGSLGVIHNHDGGNCKLINSTIKNNRVEYDGSWPETYHGVVQNGGNMEIERCVFYNNKPDDKYSFVSGSYNIYNWGNMIATHNLFLETGIDEPYHWYEERNDPFAYAYNNAGTINMNYNYFDFNSNPFEIYTNFDVNNFFILDLEPEYSALKIGEKTNITATLKLDNGKFYKNYDLLPDIYVTFKVNGQEIVKKLIDGKATVEFNQSDKKGSYTASVILGNCSVSVDIDVGKNYSQMDVKANDIFYGDDAIFYINVSGNLTHQPTGKVSVIIDKQTYTTEIKNGKAKLIISKLKPDTYNVKVRYEGDEDYCKSFHYQNFTVSKRPTNMNISIDEIYYGGIGILKVTLTPETVSTQAYLHITDENNQTTRKTVYIRNGTELKLKNYAAGEYNLTLEMWENSYYLPSNATAIFKVNKYLTNITINASDINAGETEILNITLLPIGEVAGEANLTINNYTQIIFLKNGQNTVKIENLAGGIYNVTVTFPGDKKYTASTATCTFTVIKLQSNITARIENNILYINATPNTTGLVLIYINDDIYEVNLTNSQIILPINFTKAENNIFIYYQGDKNFNYSMCNLTYECEELLNLTGYDSLFYNTENATIYITLTDEEGYGIANRTITITVNNETYTRITRNDGSVELELDLLVGSYEITSQYRNKTTTNTIKVIEDAFILANDTKAYENVDFTYTLILVDHNENPIKNAEITFNFENRTFSNKTDNSGKITLNFNLKEGNYTITSSYKSVNHTNQIIIVDDSHLMGNDIKAYSGTNFTYKTKLTDHNNNPIENATITFTIGNETFTNKTNSKGESTLTFNLETGIYTITAQYKNRTIENTFEIIEDYILRGNDVKAYSETNFAYRVNLTDHNGKAIQNAEITFNINGENHINTTNNNGQAVLNLNLKGGNYIITVNYRSTSTTNNIEIVEDFLLIGNDVKAYAEDNFTYKVNLTDHNGNPVKNAEIIFSIENKTFTNKTNDNGQATLTLSLEEGNYTIKATYKNTTTTNNLEINEDHQITGQNIKAYENTDFTYTITLTRTDGTPLTNKTITFIINNRRYTNTTNEEGKASRTLNLPANNYTITSIYKNTSIKNNLTIISEDYVLQANNIRAYSQRDFQYKVNLTDNNGNPVKNAEIIFILENETFINKTDDNGQAILNLNLEKGNYTIKASYGNAKITNHFEIIETYTLKGINVKSYENFDFRYIVKLTNHNNKTMSNEEIIFTIENKTYTNKTDINGQATLTLNLKEGNYTISAKYADVTTTNQLNIIKYDLEIIESYDLTMYYKDGSKFTARLLKDNTPLINKTVQFIINGNTYSRTTDNEGYARIAINLNSGTHNITSKYNNITKTNTITIKSTINGSDITKMHKNNTQYYATFYNTKGEALKNTDIQFNINGVLYTRTTNEKGIAKMNINLNPGTYIITAINPNSTEQHTNTITVISKIQENKDLTKYYKNNSQYMPKIIKSDGTTAKAGEKVTFNINGVFYERYTNETGHVKMNINLNPGTYIITADYEGCQASNKITVLPTLTAKDLTKKYGTKEPFEVMLVNGQGQAYANEKITFNINGVFYERTTNEDGIAKLNINLMPGKYIITSTHNGLNIANTVTVKE; translated from the coding sequence ATGAATAGTGCAAATGCAATAGAAACTGACCTAAATGATACCATTTATACAGATACAATTCCAGATAATTCACTGGATTCACTTAGAGACATAATTGAAACTTCACAGGATAACACAACAATTAATATAGACAATGAACAGTTAATTGCACCATACAATTTCTCACCCATAACCATTAATAGATCAATTTCAATAATTGGTGAAGATACGATAATACAGGGAAACGGAAATGGAAACCTGTTTATAATCAATAATAATGTTACACTTAAGAATTTGAGATTTACAAATACGGTATCATATACCATCATTAATAACGGGAATTTAATCCTTGAAAACTGCACATTTGAGGATTTATGGGAAAATGCTATAAATAATACGGGAAATCTTAAAATAATTGACTCAACTTTTGAAAATATTAAATCAATATACACAAACAAAAACATTAATTCACTAACCCCCTATTATCAAAACAAGGGAGTAATATACAATACTGGAACATTAACCATTGATAACTCCAGATTTAACAATATCACCACCCCCAATCAAATAACATTCAATAATCAAAGCATTGTGAAAAAAGAAGGAATGATTTACAATTTAAACGAAACAAATATCTTAAATACTAACTTTACAAAGATTACGGGAAGATTAATAAACAATACAGGCAAATTAAGGGTTGAAAATTCAGTTATTGAAAATATATATGCTGATGGAATTAATATTGAAATCGACACAAAAAGCAAAGAATACAATATCACTTACAGCGGACAACCCGAAGGTTTAATAGTTTACAATACAAATGAATTTATTTTAAGAAATACTACAATAAAAGACCTATATTATGATGCATTCTGGTCAAGAATTACAAAAGTTCAAGCCAAAAACGGTCCAATATACAATTCAGGCAACTGTTCAATTGAAAATTCCTATTTTGAAAACATTGGAGTTAATTACGAAGAGTTATGGTCAAATGTCAACCCAATTTTGCGCGGCGGTGCAATTGCAAATTATGGAACATTAAACATTAAAGACACTAAAATAATAAAAACAGAAGCTGAATGGGGCGGAGCAATTTACAATGTCGGAAATGCAACACTAGACAATATTACAAGCAGATTATCTACTGCATTCACACAGGGATATTCCATCTATAATGAAAATGAAATAATAATTACAAACTCCGTATTCGATGAAAACAATGATAAGAGTTATTCACTCGGATCACTTGGAGTCATACATAACCATGATGGAGGAAACTGTAAACTAATAAATTCAACGATTAAAAATAATAGGGTCGAATATGACGGCAGCTGGCCAGAGACATATCATGGAGTTGTTCAGAACGGAGGAAATATGGAAATAGAGCGATGTGTCTTTTACAATAACAAACCTGACGATAAATATTCCTTTGTTTCCGGATCATATAATATTTACAATTGGGGAAACATGATTGCAACGCATAATCTATTTTTGGAAACCGGAATAGATGAACCTTATCATTGGTACGAAGAAAGAAACGATCCTTTTGCTTACGCTTATAATAATGCCGGCACCATCAATATGAATTATAACTATTTTGATTTCAATTCCAATCCTTTTGAGATATATACTAATTTTGATGTTAATAACTTTTTTATTTTGGATTTAGAGCCAGAATACAGTGCGCTTAAAATCGGTGAAAAAACAAACATAACCGCCACATTAAAACTGGACAACGGCAAATTTTATAAAAACTACGACTTGCTGCCTGACATTTATGTTACATTTAAAGTGAACGGACAGGAAATAGTGAAAAAGCTAATTGACGGAAAGGCAACAGTCGAATTCAATCAAAGTGATAAAAAAGGATCATACACTGCAAGTGTAATTCTTGGAAACTGCTCAGTATCTGTAGATATTGATGTGGGCAAGAATTATTCACAAATGGATGTTAAAGCAAATGATATCTTCTATGGAGATGATGCAATATTTTATATTAATGTTTCAGGCAATCTAACACATCAGCCAACCGGAAAGGTGTCTGTAATTATTGATAAGCAAACATATACCACAGAAATAAAAAACGGAAAAGCTAAACTAATCATTTCAAAATTGAAACCTGATACATATAATGTGAAAGTCAGATACGAAGGAGATGAGGATTACTGCAAATCATTCCATTACCAGAATTTTACAGTGTCTAAAAGACCAACAAACATGAACATTTCAATAGATGAAATTTACTATGGCGGAATTGGAATATTAAAAGTCACTTTAACACCCGAAACAGTTTCAACGCAAGCATACTTACATATTACTGATGAAAACAACCAAACAACAAGAAAAACAGTTTACATAAGAAACGGTACGGAATTGAAACTTAAAAACTATGCTGCAGGAGAATACAATTTAACTTTAGAAATGTGGGAAAATTCATATTATTTGCCTTCAAATGCAACGGCAATATTTAAAGTAAACAAATACCTGACTAACATAACAATCAATGCATCAGACATTAATGCGGGCGAAACCGAAATACTGAACATTACATTGCTGCCAATAGGAGAAGTTGCAGGAGAAGCCAACCTGACAATAAACAACTACACACAAATAATATTCCTTAAAAACGGACAAAACACCGTTAAAATAGAAAATCTCGCTGGAGGGATATACAACGTAACAGTAACATTTCCGGGAGATAAAAAATACACAGCATCCACAGCAACATGCACATTCACTGTAATAAAATTACAGAGTAACATTACTGCAAGAATAGAAAACAATATACTATACATTAATGCAACCCCAAACACGACCGGACTGGTGTTAATATACATTAATGATGACATATACGAAGTTAATTTGACAAACAGCCAGATAATATTGCCAATTAATTTCACAAAAGCGGAAAACAATATTTTCATTTATTATCAGGGAGATAAAAACTTTAATTATTCAATGTGTAATTTAACCTATGAATGTGAAGAATTACTGAACCTAACTGGATACGACTCATTATTCTACAATACAGAAAACGCAACGATATATATTACATTAACGGATGAGGAAGGATATGGAATAGCAAACAGGACAATCACAATAACCGTTAATAATGAAACATACACCAGAATAACCAGAAATGATGGAAGTGTAGAATTAGAACTGGACTTGCTAGTTGGAAGCTATGAAATAACCTCCCAATACAGAAACAAAACTACCACAAACACCATAAAAGTCATAGAAGACGCATTTATTCTTGCAAATGATACAAAAGCCTACGAAAATGTTGATTTCACATATACATTAATATTGGTCGACCACAATGAAAACCCGATAAAAAATGCTGAAATAACATTCAACTTTGAAAACAGGACATTTTCAAATAAAACGGACAACAGCGGAAAAATAACACTGAACTTTAACCTGAAAGAAGGAAACTACACAATAACAAGCTCCTACAAATCAGTCAACCACACAAACCAGATAATAATCGTTGACGACTCACATCTAATGGGAAATGACATTAAAGCCTATTCAGGAACCAATTTCACATATAAAACAAAATTAACTGACCACAACAACAATCCAATAGAAAACGCAACAATAACATTCACAATAGGAAATGAAACATTTACAAATAAAACTAATTCAAAAGGTGAATCAACATTAACATTTAACTTAGAAACTGGAATCTACACAATAACTGCCCAATATAAAAACAGGACAATTGAAAATACCTTTGAAATAATCGAAGACTATATTTTAAGAGGTAATGATGTTAAAGCATATTCCGAAACCAATTTCGCCTACAGAGTTAATTTAACCGACCATAATGGAAAAGCAATCCAAAACGCAGAAATCACATTTAACATCAATGGAGAAAACCATATCAATACAACCAATAATAACGGCCAAGCAGTGTTAAACCTCAATTTAAAAGGTGGAAACTATATAATAACCGTTAATTACAGAAGCACATCAACCACAAATAACATTGAGATTGTTGAAGACTTCTTATTAATTGGTAATGACGTTAAAGCTTATGCAGAAGATAACTTCACATACAAAGTTAATTTAACCGACCATAACGGAAATCCAGTTAAAAATGCTGAAATCATATTTTCAATTGAAAATAAAACATTTACAAATAAAACAAATGACAACGGTCAAGCCACATTAACTTTAAGCCTAGAAGAAGGAAACTACACAATAAAAGCAACATACAAAAATACAACAACCACAAACAATCTGGAAATCAACGAAGACCACCAGATAACTGGTCAAAACATCAAAGCATACGAAAACACAGACTTCACATACACAATAACACTTACAAGAACAGACGGCACACCACTGACAAACAAAACAATCACATTCATAATAAACAACAGAAGATACACTAACACAACGAATGAAGAAGGAAAAGCTTCAAGAACATTAAATTTACCTGCAAACAACTACACAATAACCTCAATATACAAAAACACCTCAATAAAAAATAATTTAACAATAATAAGTGAAGATTATGTCCTTCAGGCAAATAATATACGAGCTTACAGTCAAAGAGATTTCCAATACAAAGTAAATCTAACCGATAATAACGGAAATCCAGTTAAAAATGCTGAAATAATATTTATACTTGAAAATGAAACATTTATTAATAAAACTGATGATAATGGCCAAGCAATATTGAATTTAAACCTTGAAAAAGGAAACTACACAATAAAAGCCAGTTACGGCAACGCAAAAATAACAAATCACTTTGAAATCATTGAAACCTACACATTAAAAGGAATCAATGTGAAATCCTATGAAAACTTTGACTTCAGATACATTGTAAAATTAACAAACCACAACAATAAAACAATGTCAAATGAAGAAATCATATTTACAATTGAAAATAAAACCTACACTAACAAAACAGACATTAATGGGCAGGCTACATTAACATTAAACCTTAAAGAAGGAAACTATACAATTTCAGCCAAATATGCAGACGTTACAACAACAAATCAGTTAAATATCATAAAATATGATTTGGAAATAATAGAAAGTTACGATTTAACAATGTATTACAAAGACGGATCCAAATTCACAGCAAGACTTTTAAAAGATAACACGCCATTAATTAACAAAACAGTGCAATTCATAATTAATGGAAACACCTACAGCAGAACAACAGATAATGAAGGCTATGCAAGAATCGCAATAAACCTCAACAGCGGAACACACAACATCACAAGCAAATACAACAACATTACAAAAACAAACACAATAACAATCAAATCAACAATTAACGGATCAGACATCACCAAAATGCATAAAAACAACACGCAATACTACGCAACATTCTACAACACAAAAGGAGAAGCCCTTAAAAACACAGACATACAATTCAACATCAACGGAGTATTATACACAAGAACAACAAATGAAAAAGGAATAGCTAAAATGAACATCAACCTAAACCCAGGAACTTATATTATAACCGCAATAAATCCGAACAGTACAGAACAACACACAAACACAATTACGGTAATCTCAAAAATACAGGAAAACAAGGATTTAACCAAATACTACAAAAACAACTCACAATACATGCCCAAAATAATAAAATCCGACGGAACAACAGCAAAAGCAGGTGAAAAAGTAACGTTCAACATCAACGGAGTATTCTACGAAAGATACACCAACGAAACAGGGCATGTTAAAATGAACATTAATTTAAACCCCGGAACTTACATAATAACCGCAGACTACGAAGGATGTCAAGCATCAAATAAAATAACCGTACTCCCAACGTTAACGGCTAAGGATTTGACCAAAAAATACGGAACGAAAGAACCTTTTGAAGTAATGCTGGTTAACGGACAAGGACAAGCATATGCAAACGAAAAAATAACATTCAACATCAACGGAGTATTCTACGAAAGAACAACCAACGAAGATGGCATAGCTAAACTAAACATTAACCTAATGCCCGGCAAATACATAATAACATCAACGCACAACGGGCTAAACATAGCAAACACGGTCACAGTCAAAGAATAA